Part of the Scylla paramamosain isolate STU-SP2022 chromosome 22, ASM3559412v1, whole genome shotgun sequence genome, gagagagagagagagagagagagagagagagagagagagagagagagaagaatcatTACAGGAAAGCCATAGCATCAAAAAGTTTCCTCTACCTGCTGCCAGTTGCTCTTGAGAAGCTCCTTGccgattgtgtgtgtggggatgctGGTGGTGCCAAACCTCTGTGGGCCATAGTAGTTGATAAAGCCACGCACCTTCAGGGACTCAATGGCTGAGGTGATCAATTCATCagcccccttcacctctctgACAGATAAAAGGACATAAAATTGTTACTTAATCTGAGGTTCTAGAATTTCTTATGTGAGGTAGTACAGAATGACAAGCACCCAATCAAAGACAGGCAAGTGAATGTGGGCACAGGTGAGCATCCTACCTGAGCACAATTCTGAAGTGGTTGCCCCGCAGCTGGCCGAGCTTCTGAGGGGTTGGTCGGAAGCGGAAGTTCCCTAGCTCGATGCCTCTGTGGAATCTGGTGGCATTCCACAGCTTGTGTGGTGGAACCTggccacacatcacacacaagGTTACCACACTGAGACTACTTGCCTCGGCTGCCCCGTGGCCACagaggttgtggtgatggagacGAAGGGAAGCTCAGGGAAGAGATGCAGAGAaggtgatggaagaaaggatgaagtcTGATATAAACACATGGAGGTGAAGGGCAGCGTTAGGGAAAGTGATGGTGAAATGGGGCATGGAAAGGTGATGTCTGACAAAATATTCTTTTGTGGACACCCTCTAGGACAGGAGACAGTTGAGAGGCATTCTATCATAATATACTAACAATGTAATACAGTTTACCCATCATGCACTCTAGCTACAAAAACAATtgataaataaactgaagaCAATTAACTATCTCAAGACAAATAATTTACACTACATATACAAATCCCAATTTCTTGCTATTCAAACACACAGGAAAATGTGAAGGGCCACACAACCAGAGGAAGGACTCACTCGGCTCACAGACACCAGCTGGCTTGTCTTCGCTCGCTTGTCCTTGGTCCCTGCGTAGCCAAAGTTATTGGGCTTCACTCTGTGAAACAACATTTGCATCAGCCTCATCCATTAACAGGTGCATTACTGGAGTCTGCAAAATTTTACTATATGCTTTATCTACACTCAAATTTCATTATTCAACAAATCCCTTAAGGCTCCTCCACACCAAGAACTGAAAAATCCACACTGGCATGCATAGTCACACAAGCACTTACATAATACTATTACATatcaacaaacaacaaattaaCATTGCATGTGAAACAATTTgtggaaaaagtaaagaaagtaacaaaatcagagaaataactaattgggaaagaaaaacccCTCAACTCAATGCGTAGATGTAGAGATCCCAGGTTCTGTGCCTACACAGCCACCAGGCAGTGGCAGGTGTACCACTGCACTGCACTCACCTGATCTTCCAGGCAATGTGGTTGATGGCCTCCATGGTGTCCACATTCTCCTTGTAGAGTACAAAGGTGGTGTACATCTGAGCCTTGGGCCACAGACTCTTGTCTCGCCGTATTGCACTTGCTGTGGTGgagtcatcatcattaccatcattgaAGGACGTGAACCCTACTTCACTTCTGGCTACGGCTCATTCCACCAGCCATTCAGTTGAGAATAGGGTGCTGGACACATTTTACAGATATTCACAGAGTAGTTACACAATAGTTATCTCCAAAAAGGTACTTAgaatgtatgtttgtgttttctaTAGGCTGTGAAGGAAAACTAAAGAGAGTAAGGGTAGAGGGCTGGGAATCCCCTACTGAGGAACCACTTCGTCACTCCCTCAATAGAACAAAGGGCTATTCGTTTCTTTATTTGgtgattctatttcttttcgAAACACACCACACATGCAAGAGAAGTTATGTACTAAATAAAATGGAGCAAAAATTCTGTGacacccttctttctctttgtcttctgaacacacacatgcaagaaAAGTTATGTAGTACTAAACAAAACAGAGCAAATTGTACTGTACCTGACTCACCTTTCTTTCTGCGCACCACGATGTAGCGGCTCCCGTCCGGCAGCTCCCGGTACACACTGTCCACCGTGCGGTACTTGGCCTTCACTGCTCGGTGGATAGCAGTGCGGccttctttgtctatcttgtCCACATTGATCAGCACCTCGTGAGCACCTGATGGAAAGATGGTGCTTTTACTAACCTTGCACTTTCTGATAtccaaataacaataataataaaatatgataGTTGAGACCAGATATTCATGTTATTCAACAGCACAGATGTGGACAAGGTTCTTAGGGTTAATGATTACAATATGACAAATAATGAGCTCAGGTATGAtgcagatttaaaaaaaaagatggaaagatataCGTAAGCTTAAACCATAGGACTGGAAGATGAGTGGAGTAGATTCAATTACATTGATGTAGAGTTATTTGGATAGGTTTAAGAGAATATTAGACATTTTATTGATAGAAATAACGCATGATCATATGTATCTACTACATAatgactgccatgtgtagactCACTGGCTTCTCATACATAAGTTCCCTTATGTTCCACAGTAATGACTAGGGTCCCTTTTATTGTAGAGTAATGAGCAGTGAGGATCAACAGAGTGAATTATCAGCAATGGTTTGGGAGACTCACGAGGTTTGGGGGAAGTCTTGGGTTTGAcgctttctccattttctctctccgtcctcTCCTTCTGGTCACTGTCCTTGGCTTGTGCTTCAgactcctcactcttttccttcatgcctgcctcttcatcttcatcctgcatgtgctcctcctcctcctcctcattctcatgatcctcttcgtcatcatcatcctcatgttcctccattttctctttctcctcatattctttctctccttcctcctccatggatgtgtattccttttccttctcactctcgTCTTTCATGGATGTGTCTTGGTCCTCCAATActttctctgtgtctgtgtctaggCTTTCATctgccttccctgcctcttCATCAGCTCCCCCCACTGCCTCAGATCCCAGGGATGGTGGGGGCACTCTGGACAGCCTGAGTGGCTCCCTCACACCCGCCAGTTTGTTCAGCTCTTTAATCTTTTCTGGGGTAAGCTCTGGAGGAAGATCAACAGGCTCAcctgggaaaagaaattaattttGTAAAGTGGGGCAGCAGCAGGTTGAATTAGATCTCATTCATCCTTGACTGCCCCTGAGGCCAAACCTGTACTCTAGTGTAGCAGTTATTGTGCTCATCTCACTAATGAAAGGAGATATGCAAAAAGTCTGTCAGTATCTCAAGACTTACATGGAATTTCCTCTGGCTCGTGAGGAACCATCTGCTCGGTGATGCAGACAatctcaccaccactgttcACTTCATTTACAATGAAGTCACAATACCTGTTGAACACATATATATGGTGATAtggtaaacaaaacaatgacatcTTTTATAAGACCCacactggaatatgcagcagtggtgtaaAATCTATATTTAAGGAAACTAAACTAGAAAATACAAAGAGCAGCTATAAAATGGGTACCAAGCCTTCAGAGTTAAAGCTGAGGGAAGATTAGAGTTGCAATTACTGAagttggaagaagaaagaaaatatatgattatgGTTTACAAAagtttaataaaataaaaagcttgAGATACCAGAGAAACCAAACCAAGCAAAGAAGAAATAGGTAAATATGTGCAGAAATACAGTTTTCCAAATACAGCAACAGGACAAAGGAATGCTTTATCAAAGGAAGGCACATGTGGTGCAAACAATttacaaaaatttaaaaagaaacaCACCCAATGGGTATTAAAAGGCATTAAGAGCATGATACCAGGCATCAGCATTTGGGAACAATGTATACAGAGTTTCTTACTATTTTCTGAGTTAAGATTCTATGAAATTATAGCAAGTAACTttgaaaaatgtagaaatattcCAGAAAGAGACATTTACATTTCATTTGAACACTATGATGTTTAAATGACACCAGAAAACAACAGCAGCCCTTCTCCTCTTTGCATTCTGCCTGGTAACACAGACACTTTGTGAGATTCTGTCACATGACTGAACTCTCAGGATTATACAATGACGTCTCTAGCAGCTAGGGAGGTAAGGGTGGAGGTGGGGTTGTTGGCAAGTCCCAAGATAATACATTTTGCCAAGAAGCATGCCATGAAAGACTTAtacatgctgtgtgtgtgtgtgtgtgtgtgtgtgtgtgtgtgtgtgtgtgtgtgtgtgtgtgtgtgtgtgtgtgtgtgtgtgtgtgtgtgtgtgtgttgatgcattttacaagtatattttttttcttgtgtgtgtattgatgaaGAAGCAAGCACTGACTGGAGTCTGCCATTATACTTGGACCAACCTCTCACCTCTGCTTGATGATGCCAAAGAAGCCGGCATGATCACCAGCATACTCTGTGATGCCCACGTTCTTCTCAACAGATTTCCTGGGTTCTGGCTTTGCATCTTTCTTGGTTgttccctccacttcttctccttttccttcaccatcacctttctcttcatccaccTCCTTCTTGAGCGTCTGTGTTGAGGAACCTGGGTTGTCTGTGTTCTCTGAGGACGCCTCATCTTCACCTTCTGCCTTCTCACTGGGTTCACTAGCCTCACCTTCTGCCTTCACACTGGGTTCACAAGCCTTGCCTTCTGCCTTCACACTGGGTGCAGTAGCCTTGCCTTCTGTCTTCACACAGGCTGCAGTACCTCCTACCACATCATCCTGTGTTACTACCTCTGTTCCTGCCTCTGCCGCTTCTGTTCCCTGTGACACTGAATCCACTGCTTCCACTCCTTCCATCTttgcaaagaataaaaaagtaaattattacatatttattttatcttgaaGTCTGTCATGTACAGGTATGTACAATTCACAAACTTAATGAAATGAACATGACATTTAgaatattttatttgatttcagTTCATGTCAGTCATACAACCTTGTTATGTATAAGGTTTTATTACTGGTGACCTGACCTACATAGCTTACCTCCACTGTGTCAagtgttttctttcagtcttaaGTCGTCTGGTGTGCTGACAATTTAGTTTTGGGAGATTGTCACCAGTACAGACAACAAATGGAGCTGACAGCAAGTGTGAGTTGAATCCACTAGTTTGGCACTGTTCAAGTCAAAGTTCCATTCTTATTTGGGGTGATGAAATTTATAGCTTTTAACTACACACTATTTTCATTCCttactgtctttctttcccattttcttcaagACTTGACTGCAACTGACATTTACCAGACCCCATGACAGATCTCAATGGAAGATACATTAAACCAGTCTCTATTGCAGTGACATTACACTGCCGCACTGCTTGCTACACTGACTACTATCTGACTTAGACAGTTCTGAGTTCTGAGTTCCCTCTCCTTGCCCAGTCTTGACTACACATTGGTTGGAGAGACCCCGCCAAGTAAGAGAACATGGTGAGAGAGGTTTAAAAAGTTATACAAGATGCATGACTTAACTGTGCTGTGCTATTAATTGTTTTGGCCACAGGGGAGTGTATATGTGCAGAAGGCAGAGGACACACCTGCCTCATTGCAACAGGCTAGGTGCCTCCTCTGTATGTAACTACGGCAGAACAGAGAACACTGCGGCAGCTCTGGTGCGATAGGCTAAGGCTGGTCGGGTTTAATGAAGACAATTCATCACACACCTTGGTCAACACGCGCACACACTCCTGTCTGCAacacgcacaccacacaccacgtcAGGCCACACCTCCTCACTGTAGTGTTGCTGCTTCGAGTTTCGAGTTCGAAGTCTTAAATTTCTGTAAGCGTTGTGGTTGGGTTGCGTGGAATAAAAGTCAGTCAGGAGTAAGGGCACTGGCACCTTACCGTAGCCACGGCTTTCCCTCACCCAGCCACTCCAGACCACGACACTACACTCACCTTGTCCGTGTCACTGCTGGACGGCATGGGGCAAGGTGTTGAAAGTGCTGGTGGTGTTAATAAGCAGCCAGCGGGCTGAGCAGACACACGCCTCACGCCGCCTGCCTGGCCTGCTGCTGCCCGCCTGCTGCCTCAGCCTGCCGCCGCTACACACAACAACCTGTCCCCACCCTCGCACCGCCCCTGGCTTCGCCCTCGTCAACCACTCATTTCACCCTTACTGCTGCCTACATACCATTATAGTTTACAGCCACGCTTCTAGTACGCTACTTAAACAGTATAGTTATTTGTTATCGTGAGATTTTACGTGTTTATGAAGGCGTTTTGTGGTGCTTCACTACATGCAGGTATTCGAAGTTTAATGTTTTAGTTAAGGACGATTATTT contains:
- the LOC135111617 gene encoding pseudouridylate synthase 7 homolog isoform X2, which gives rise to MPSSSDTDKMEGVEAVDSVSQGTEAAEAGTEVVTQDDVVGGTAACVKTEGKATAPSVKAEGKACEPSVKAEGEASEPSEKAEGEDEASSENTDNPGSSTQTLKKEVDEEKGDGEGKGEEVEGTTKKDAKPEPRKSVEKNVGITEYAGDHAGFFGIIKQRYCDFIVNEVNSGGEIVCITEQMVPHEPEEIPCEPVDLPPELTPEKIKELNKLAGVREPLRLSRVPPPSLGSEAVGGADEEAGKADESLDTDTEKVLEDQDTSMKDESEKEKEYTSMEEEGEKEYEEKEKMEEHEDDDDEEDHENEEEEEEHMQDEDEEAGMKEKSEESEAQAKDSDQKERTERENGESVKPKTSPKPRAHEVLINVDKIDKEGRTAIHRAVKAKYRTVDSVYRELPDGSRYIVVRRKKASAIRRDKSLWPKAQMYTTFVLYKENVDTMEAINHIAWKIRVKPNNFGYAGTKDKRAKTSQLVSVSRVPPHKLWNATRFHRGIELGNFRFRPTPQKLGQLRGNHFRIVLREVKGADELITSAIESLKVRGFINYYGPQRFGTTSIPTHTIGKELLKSNWQQAINLILLPRENDIPELNRCRKKWKKTGDADAALRSLPKGWESSVEAQLLKGLVQLNSNDLVGALGRIPRNTRLLYLHAYQSFLWNTVASRRIQKYGLKVLPGDIVRVKDHTAVEEELPVTTPFDSQGSGGEGEKVGTHWWNEEVTRAVQEKKEAYALKMQTEGVSEEEQKERRRRYQEAKQRAKKVVRESKRKSEEELRKYWAKLETLPPQALEDESNDGNESDAENGTKEDKVAVEGEASTKPPNLHFLTEEEAEKTDICEVLLPLPGYNVEYPKNEMKEWYEELLQADGLSFDSLKHRVKAYAVGGVYRRLLVRPSNVAGTICYYRDPTKPLIQSDIDKLRGIDVKDNVLTEGPNKGVIVEMTLPSSSYATVALRELLKMETSSQFQATLNTVEYTPRNRDFSSRRGRGGGREDVGVWRVQGQGYRGSWRGHGDGGPWHQGRGRGGDRGGYRGGFRGGRDYGWGGGRGGWRGRGEKRPRRGGDMWNPKRGRF
- the LOC135111617 gene encoding pseudouridylate synthase 7 homolog isoform X1, translated to MPSSSDTDKMEGVEAVDSVSQGTEAAEAGTEVVTQDDVVGGTAACVKTEGKATAPSVKAEGKACEPSVKAEGEASEPSEKAEGEDEASSENTDNPGSSTQTLKKEVDEEKGDGEGKGEEVEGTTKKDAKPEPRKSVEKNVGITEYAGDHAGFFGIIKQRYCDFIVNEVNSGGEIVCITEQMVPHEPEEIPCEPVDLPPELTPEKIKELNKLAGVREPLRLSRVPPPSLGSEAVGGADEEAGKADESLDTDTEKVLEDQDTSMKDESEKEKEYTSMEEEGEKEYEEKEKMEEHEDDDDEEDHENEEEEEEHMQDEDEEAGMKEKSEESEAQAKDSDQKERTERENGESVKPKTSPKPRAHEVLINVDKIDKEGRTAIHRAVKAKYRTVDSVYRELPDGSRYIVVRRKKGESASAIRRDKSLWPKAQMYTTFVLYKENVDTMEAINHIAWKIRVKPNNFGYAGTKDKRAKTSQLVSVSRVPPHKLWNATRFHRGIELGNFRFRPTPQKLGQLRGNHFRIVLREVKGADELITSAIESLKVRGFINYYGPQRFGTTSIPTHTIGKELLKSNWQQAINLILLPRENDIPELNRCRKKWKKTGDADAALRSLPKGWESSVEAQLLKGLVQLNSNDLVGALGRIPRNTRLLYLHAYQSFLWNTVASRRIQKYGLKVLPGDIVRVKDHTAVEEELPVTTPFDSQGSGGEGEKVGTHWWNEEVTRAVQEKKEAYALKMQTEGVSEEEQKERRRRYQEAKQRAKKVVRESKRKSEEELRKYWAKLETLPPQALEDESNDGNESDAENGTKEDKVAVEGEASTKPPNLHFLTEEEAEKTDICEVLLPLPGYNVEYPKNEMKEWYEELLQADGLSFDSLKHRVKAYAVGGVYRRLLVRPSNVAGTICYYRDPTKPLIQSDIDKLRGIDVKDNVLTEGPNKGVIVEMTLPSSSYATVALRELLKMETSSQFQATLNTVEYTPRNRDFSSRRGRGGGREDVGVWRVQGQGYRGSWRGHGDGGPWHQGRGRGGDRGGYRGGFRGGRDYGWGGGRGGWRGRGEKRPRRGGDMWNPKRGRF
- the LOC135111617 gene encoding pseudouridylate synthase 7 homolog isoform X3, with the translated sequence MEGVEAVDSVSQGTEAAEAGTEVVTQDDVVGGTAACVKTEGKATAPSVKAEGKACEPSVKAEGEASEPSEKAEGEDEASSENTDNPGSSTQTLKKEVDEEKGDGEGKGEEVEGTTKKDAKPEPRKSVEKNVGITEYAGDHAGFFGIIKQRYCDFIVNEVNSGGEIVCITEQMVPHEPEEIPCEPVDLPPELTPEKIKELNKLAGVREPLRLSRVPPPSLGSEAVGGADEEAGKADESLDTDTEKVLEDQDTSMKDESEKEKEYTSMEEEGEKEYEEKEKMEEHEDDDDEEDHENEEEEEEHMQDEDEEAGMKEKSEESEAQAKDSDQKERTERENGESVKPKTSPKPRAHEVLINVDKIDKEGRTAIHRAVKAKYRTVDSVYRELPDGSRYIVVRRKKGESASAIRRDKSLWPKAQMYTTFVLYKENVDTMEAINHIAWKIRVKPNNFGYAGTKDKRAKTSQLVSVSRVPPHKLWNATRFHRGIELGNFRFRPTPQKLGQLRGNHFRIVLREVKGADELITSAIESLKVRGFINYYGPQRFGTTSIPTHTIGKELLKSNWQQAINLILLPRENDIPELNRCRKKWKKTGDADAALRSLPKGWESSVEAQLLKGLVQLNSNDLVGALGRIPRNTRLLYLHAYQSFLWNTVASRRIQKYGLKVLPGDIVRVKDHTAVEEELPVTTPFDSQGSGGEGEKVGTHWWNEEVTRAVQEKKEAYALKMQTEGVSEEEQKERRRRYQEAKQRAKKVVRESKRKSEEELRKYWAKLETLPPQALEDESNDGNESDAENGTKEDKVAVEGEASTKPPNLHFLTEEEAEKTDICEVLLPLPGYNVEYPKNEMKEWYEELLQADGLSFDSLKHRVKAYAVGGVYRRLLVRPSNVAGTICYYRDPTKPLIQSDIDKLRGIDVKDNVLTEGPNKGVIVEMTLPSSSYATVALRELLKMETSSQFQATLNTVEYTPRNRDFSSRRGRGGGREDVGVWRVQGQGYRGSWRGHGDGGPWHQGRGRGGDRGGYRGGFRGGRDYGWGGGRGGWRGRGEKRPRRGGDMWNPKRGRF
- the LOC135111617 gene encoding pseudouridylate synthase 7 homolog isoform X4; the encoded protein is MPSSSDTDKMEGVEAVDSVSQGTEAAEAGTEVVTQDDVVGGTAACVKTEGKATAPSVKAEGKACEPSVKAEGEASEPSEKAEGEDEASSENTDNPGSSTQTLKKEVDEEKGDGEGKGEEVEGTTKKDAKPEPRKSVEKNVGITEYAGDHAGFFGIIKQRYCDFIVNEVNSGGEIVCITEQMVPHEPEEIPCEPVDLPPELTPEKIKELNKLAGVREPLRLSRVPPPSLGSEAVGGADEEAGKADESLDTDTEKVLEDQDTSMKDESEKEKEYTSMEEEGEKEYEEKEKMEEHEDDDDEEDHENEEEEEEHMQDEDEEAGMKEKSEESEAQAKDSDQKERTERENGESVKPKTSPKPRAHEVLINVDKIDKEGRTAIHRAVKAKYRTVDSVYRELPDGSRYIVVRRKKGESASAIRRDKSLWPKAQMYTTFVLYKENVDTMEAINHIAWKIRVKPNNFGYAGTKDKRAKTSQLVSVSRVPPHKLWNATRFHRGIELGNFRFRPTPQKLGQLRGNHFRIVLREVKGADELITSAIESLKVRGFINYYGPQRFGTTSIPTHTIGKELLKSNWQQAINLILLPRENDIPELNRCRKKWKKTGDADAALRSLPKGWESSVEAQLLKGLVQLNSNDLVGALGRIPRNTRLLYLHAYQSFLWNTVASRRIQKYGLKVLPGDIVRVKDHTAVEEELPVTTPFDSQGSGGEGEKVGTHWWNEEVTRAVQEKKEAYALKMQTEGALEDESNDGNESDAENGTKEDKVAVEGEASTKPPNLHFLTEEEAEKTDICEVLLPLPGYNVEYPKNEMKEWYEELLQADGLSFDSLKHRVKAYAVGGVYRRLLVRPSNVAGTICYYRDPTKPLIQSDIDKLRGIDVKDNVLTEGPNKGVIVEMTLPSSSYATVALRELLKMETSSQFQATLNTVEYTPRNRDFSSRRGRGGGREDVGVWRVQGQGYRGSWRGHGDGGPWHQGRGRGGDRGGYRGGFRGGRDYGWGGGRGGWRGRGEKRPRRGGDMWNPKRGRF